AGATCCATTTTCCATCAAAGTAGGAAAAACCGTTAGGATCATTTAAGAGACCAGCTTTTGGCTCTACATGGTAGTGTGTATGCCAAGGAGATTTGGCCATATGATCTTGGATGGCTTGCTTTTCCTCTGTTGTCCAGTCTTCGTAACGTCGGTAACGACGTTCAGTTGTCCATTCCATTTTATTCCTCCGAATTTTTTCTTACTTCCATAGTACCGATTTCCCATTAAAAATGCAAGCGATAAATGAAAAAAATGGCAAAAAATGTCAAACGATTGACATCTATTTGGTTCCCCAGAGAAAAGAGGAGAAGCTGAAAATTTGTGAAAAAATGAAAGAAAATGAAAATAAAGAGTGGCTTTAAAAGAGCTAAATACTGTGGTTTAGGCATGTCTCGAAATGAAAAGAGTTTCATACTATCAAAAGGTGCCAAAAAGTCCAAAAAAGTTTCAAAAAAATCCTGCAAAACGGTTGACATATTTTTAATACGTGGTACAATTAAAAACGTAGAGACGGGTGAACCGTTTACATTACAAAAAAATAAGGAGATTTTTGCAAAATGTCAAATACAGAAATTGCAAAGCAGGTCATCGATGCAATCGGTGGGGTTGAGAACGTTAGCAGTGTTGCTCACTGTGCGACTCGTCTTCGCGTGATGGTAAAAGATGAATCAAAAATCAACAAAGATGTTGTTGAGAACATTGAAAAAGTACAAGGTGCTTTCTTTAACTCAGGTCAATACCAAATCATCTTTGGTACTGGTACTGTAAACAAGATCTATGATGAAGTAGTAGCTCTTGGCTTACCGACATCATCAAAAGATGAAATGAAAGCTGAAGCTGCTAAACAAGGAAACTGGTTCCAACGCGCGATCCGTACCTTTGGAGATGTTTTTGTTCCAATTTTACCAGCGATCGTTGCGACTGGATTGTTTATGGGGATTCGTGGTGCTATTGCTCAAGACCAGGTTTTGGCTTTGTTTGGCACAACAGCAGATGCATTTAAATCTACTGATTTTTATACCTATTCAACAATTTTAACTGATACCGCGTTTGCCTTCTTCCCAGCCTTGATTTCATGGTCTGCATTCCGAGTATTCGGAGGAAATCCTGTTCTTGGGATTGTAATTGGTTTGATGATGGTTAGTCCTACACTTCCAAATGCGTGGGTTGTAGCGGAAGATCCTTCTAAAGCAGCAACATACTTTGGTATCTTCCATCATGTGGTTGGATTCCAGAACTCAGTTCTTCCTGCATTCTTCGTTGGTCTAATCGGTGCGAAACTTGAAAAGTGGCTCCATAAGAAAATCCCAGATGTCTTAGATTTGTTATTGGTTCCATTATTCACATTGACAGTCATGTCGTTCCTCGCCTTGTTTATTATTGGTCCATTCTTCCACAGCATCGAGGAACATGTATTAAATGCAACTAAATTTATTTTGAATTTACCATTCGGTCTTGCAGGGTTGCTTATCGGTGGTGTTCATCAGTTGATTGTCGTTACTGGTGTCCATCATATTTTTAATCTTCTTGAATCACAATTAATTACTGCGGATAAAAAAGATCCTTTTAATGCAATTATTACAGCCGCTATGACTGCACAAGCTGGAGCTACTTTAGCAGTGGCAGTGAAATCTAAATCTCAAAAAGTAAAAGCTTTAGCATTCCCTGCAACTATTTCTGCCCTATTAGGTATTACTGAACCTGCCATCTTTGGTGTAAACTTGCGTTATGTGAAACCATTCGTTATTGCTTTGGGAGCAGGTGCCGTAGGTGGATGGATTGCATCTATGTTAAATCTTGCTGGTACAGGTTTCGGAATTACAATTATTCCAGGTACACTTCTTTATCTAAACGGTCAATTATTGAAATATGTATTTATGGTTGTGTTTACAACTGCACTAAGTTTCGGTTTGACTTATATGTTTGGTTATGAAGATGAAGCTTCATCAGTTCCTGCAGAGGATAAAGAAGCTGGTGCAATTATTGAAGAAGAAACAACTGGAAATGTTCCTGCATCTCTTCAAGATGAAACGATCATCTCACCTATCGTTGGTAGTTCTGTAGCTCTTGCTGATGTGAATGATCCTGTCTTCTC
The DNA window shown above is from Streptococcus sp. S1 and carries:
- a CDS encoding sucrose-specific PTS transporter subunit IIBC, yielding MSNTEIAKQVIDAIGGVENVSSVAHCATRLRVMVKDESKINKDVVENIEKVQGAFFNSGQYQIIFGTGTVNKIYDEVVALGLPTSSKDEMKAEAAKQGNWFQRAIRTFGDVFVPILPAIVATGLFMGIRGAIAQDQVLALFGTTADAFKSTDFYTYSTILTDTAFAFFPALISWSAFRVFGGNPVLGIVIGLMMVSPTLPNAWVVAEDPSKAATYFGIFHHVVGFQNSVLPAFFVGLIGAKLEKWLHKKIPDVLDLLLVPLFTLTVMSFLALFIIGPFFHSIEEHVLNATKFILNLPFGLAGLLIGGVHQLIVVTGVHHIFNLLESQLITADKKDPFNAIITAAMTAQAGATLAVAVKSKSQKVKALAFPATISALLGITEPAIFGVNLRYVKPFVIALGAGAVGGWIASMLNLAGTGFGITIIPGTLLYLNGQLLKYVFMVVFTTALSFGLTYMFGYEDEASSVPAEDKEAGAIIEEETTGNVPASLQDETIISPIVGSSVALADVNDPVFSSGAMGQGIAIKPTEGVVYAPADAEVTIAFATGHAYGLKTANGAEILIHVGIDTVSMNGEGFDQKVAQGDKVKAGDILGTFDAAKIAAAGLEDTTMVIVTNTADFASVTPVATGSVEKGDAIIEVKA